From a single Arachnia propionica genomic region:
- a CDS encoding acyl carrier protein, protein MKGHEMIINEQTIADEIRTYLITEFHPEGRAEEITMGMDLMNSGIVDSLGLLKLIAWIENQFSITVGDADLDPENFSSIQAITEFVTSRQGD, encoded by the coding sequence TTGAAAGGGCATGAAATGATCATTAATGAGCAAACAATCGCTGATGAAATTCGCACCTACTTGATCACTGAGTTCCATCCCGAAGGCCGTGCTGAAGAAATTACCATGGGCATGGACCTGATGAACTCTGGGATCGTAGACAGCTTGGGCCTGCTTAAGCTGATCGCTTGGATTGAAAACCAGTTCTCCATCACGGTGGGTGATGCTGACCTCGATCCTGAGAATTTCTCCAGCATCCAGGCAATCACTGAGTTCGTGACCTCTCGCCAAGGTGATTAG
- a CDS encoding AMP-binding protein, protein MTLCGLSATVRRILEQAEKSPDTIAVHHRAGTVTYRQLTEQALDLLEAMRLHTLVQPGQPVAVLADRDITTLTGILACLFGGHPPLVLSRTLPSGIRDAVAQDAGVAAWLDGTEVIQEKAGASVRVLTDTFMILTTSGSTGTPKGVRLTPSGVDRFVDWAAEEFGLGANRTTLSLAPFSFDISLLDIWATLSFGGTVVVPTQLESLRGSSVLNQVRKHGAHVIQAVPLFYTGMSEVSEPCVSVEHVIITGDTVDAATLHTVRRLFPRARIVNIYGSTESNDTFMHVVDPSDVVPLPIGQPLPGVEVLVLDEAGGIVDGESAGELWVRSPFGAAGYTDPSRDVDRFLPDPRTGTGPREWFRTGDLVVRTQEGTFRLSGRTDRQAKVRGIAVNLDEIEKTVTEHPEIVEAAAQVQQGDRGGQHVVVVARAAPSPPLISTLREHCALRLPAAAVPDQFTFTTHALARTGTGKLDRRAIFADRHEPHITHEVLPQENLP, encoded by the coding sequence GTGACACTCTGCGGACTGTCCGCCACTGTCCGTCGAATCTTGGAGCAAGCCGAGAAGTCTCCGGATACGATAGCCGTCCACCACCGGGCGGGTACGGTCACCTATCGGCAGCTTACCGAACAGGCCCTCGACCTCTTGGAGGCTATGCGCTTGCATACGCTGGTCCAGCCGGGGCAACCTGTGGCAGTGCTCGCTGACCGCGACATCACTACCCTGACCGGTATCCTCGCTTGTCTATTCGGCGGGCATCCGCCCTTGGTGCTCTCTCGCACTTTGCCTTCCGGGATACGTGATGCCGTTGCCCAGGATGCAGGGGTGGCAGCGTGGCTGGATGGTACGGAGGTCATACAGGAGAAGGCCGGCGCTTCTGTTCGCGTCCTGACGGACACCTTTATGATTCTCACGACGTCCGGTTCGACTGGGACACCAAAGGGTGTGCGTCTCACACCCTCGGGCGTCGATCGGTTTGTGGACTGGGCCGCTGAGGAGTTCGGCCTGGGTGCCAACCGCACGACACTCTCCCTGGCCCCGTTCAGTTTCGACATCTCCTTGCTGGACATCTGGGCCACGTTGTCATTTGGTGGCACCGTGGTGGTCCCAACCCAGCTGGAATCTCTGCGGGGGTCCTCGGTGCTGAATCAGGTACGCAAACACGGTGCGCACGTCATCCAGGCCGTGCCTCTGTTCTACACGGGAATGTCTGAGGTCTCTGAACCCTGCGTGAGCGTAGAGCACGTCATCATAACGGGGGACACGGTGGACGCAGCCACCCTGCACACCGTCCGTCGGCTCTTTCCTCGGGCACGGATCGTAAACATCTACGGCTCCACGGAATCCAACGACACCTTTATGCATGTTGTGGATCCGAGCGATGTCGTCCCGCTGCCGATCGGACAGCCTTTGCCGGGAGTAGAGGTGCTCGTACTAGACGAGGCTGGTGGAATCGTAGACGGTGAGAGCGCCGGCGAACTATGGGTGCGCTCCCCTTTCGGCGCCGCTGGATACACCGATCCTTCTCGGGACGTCGACAGATTTCTTCCGGACCCCCGCACTGGTACCGGCCCCCGGGAATGGTTCCGCACCGGGGATCTCGTTGTCCGCACCCAGGAAGGAACTTTCCGGCTCTCCGGTCGCACTGACCGGCAGGCCAAAGTCCGTGGTATCGCGGTGAACTTGGACGAGATCGAAAAGACCGTAACCGAACACCCTGAGATCGTGGAGGCTGCCGCACAAGTCCAGCAGGGAGACCGCGGTGGGCAACATGTCGTGGTGGTAGCGCGAGCCGCGCCGAGCCCACCGCTCATCAGCACTCTCAGGGAACACTGCGCCCTGCGATTGCCTGCGGCCGCGGTTCCAGATCAGTTCACCTTCACTACCCATGCGCTGGCCAGGACCGGCACGGGAAAGTTGGACCGTAGAGCCATCTTCGCTGACCGCCATGAACCTCACATCACCCATGAAGTCCTCCCACAGGAGAACCTTCCTTGA
- a CDS encoding MaoC family dehydratase, with amino-acid sequence MDTAYTSSSYITMARAAVGGADVMVTCTLDTAEHAEVAAVLRAQIRLGGVSPEEISAVEINQDTPAVARIHPVREGMQQTSSLRFTHADVVEYARCSGDDNPIHLDDKAGRAAGFEGAIVHGMAVVAASFETVLNAFADNDIRRVSRLAARFSAATPVDAVSRCEITGSPGQGAVSFKVTGPLGTSVKNGHVMLAVGS; translated from the coding sequence GTGGACACGGCCTACACCAGTTCGAGCTATATCACGATGGCCCGCGCGGCAGTTGGTGGTGCTGACGTCATGGTCACTTGCACACTGGATACCGCGGAACATGCAGAGGTGGCTGCGGTTCTACGGGCACAGATCCGCCTGGGTGGCGTCAGCCCGGAAGAAATCAGCGCTGTCGAGATCAACCAGGACACTCCGGCCGTTGCTCGCATACACCCAGTACGGGAGGGGATGCAGCAGACCAGCAGTCTGCGTTTCACCCACGCTGACGTGGTCGAATACGCTCGGTGCTCCGGGGATGACAATCCCATCCATCTCGATGACAAGGCCGGGCGGGCAGCAGGTTTCGAGGGGGCGATCGTTCATGGGATGGCAGTTGTCGCTGCGTCGTTCGAGACCGTGTTGAACGCCTTCGCCGACAACGACATCAGGCGCGTATCGCGACTTGCCGCCCGCTTTTCCGCTGCGACGCCCGTGGACGCGGTTTCACGGTGCGAGATAACGGGGTCGCCGGGGCAAGGGGCGGTTTCATTCAAAGTGACAGGTCCTTTGGGAACCAGCGTGAAGAACGGGCATGTGATGTTGGCGGTTGGGTCGTGA
- a CDS encoding beta-ketoacyl-[acyl-carrier-protein] synthase family protein, with amino-acid sequence MTSTPPRKSSRPLHDVRESLRTSEMADSHRISITGMGAVTPVGATASDLWAGALRAQPTTQIIPHLQASGHSVPFGSPAVSPQVPEGMSAKNFRRMDRFAQLGVSAGVEAYHDSGVSGADPTRVAVVVGNAVGGRAASDRESAQYAVAGPSAVSPLMPTMTMPNAAAAMIAIHLGISGPAHTVATTCASGLDAIGYGMTLLRSGRVDVVLAGGCESTLTPVTMAAFAALNALSTRREDPSGASRPFDRDRDGFVMGEGGAFVVLEREKDAVARGARIWGTVLGYGSTTDAFHLTQPHPGGVGAEAAIRQALAEAGVGSDEISHVNSHGTSTPLNDKVEAQVIHRVFTNHSPPVTALKGVTGHMLGASGTAEVIVTVRSVSEGIVPPVANHSLTDPECPVDVVTGDSRQLRPGPALTNSFGFGGHNAALVVV; translated from the coding sequence ATGACATCAACGCCGCCGCGGAAGTCTTCACGACCGCTGCACGACGTCAGGGAATCGTTGAGGACCTCTGAGATGGCAGATTCCCATCGCATCTCCATTACTGGCATGGGTGCTGTGACGCCCGTCGGTGCGACGGCGTCCGACCTATGGGCGGGTGCGCTCCGCGCCCAGCCAACGACTCAGATCATCCCTCATCTACAGGCGTCCGGACACTCCGTTCCCTTCGGTAGCCCCGCAGTCAGTCCCCAGGTACCCGAAGGTATGTCAGCCAAAAATTTTCGCCGGATGGACAGGTTCGCCCAGCTGGGGGTTTCAGCCGGTGTGGAGGCCTACCATGATTCTGGTGTGAGCGGAGCTGATCCGACTCGGGTCGCCGTCGTCGTCGGGAATGCCGTGGGTGGGCGAGCTGCAAGTGATCGGGAGTCGGCTCAATACGCAGTTGCTGGCCCATCCGCCGTTAGTCCGCTTATGCCGACCATGACAATGCCGAATGCGGCAGCTGCAATGATTGCCATTCATTTGGGGATATCTGGGCCGGCTCATACTGTAGCAACTACCTGCGCGAGTGGTCTTGATGCCATTGGTTATGGCATGACCTTACTGCGTTCCGGCCGCGTTGATGTGGTGCTGGCGGGCGGCTGCGAGAGCACCCTGACCCCGGTCACCATGGCTGCCTTCGCCGCTTTGAACGCCTTGTCCACACGACGTGAGGATCCGTCCGGAGCGTCACGCCCCTTTGATCGGGACCGGGACGGATTCGTTATGGGCGAAGGCGGGGCCTTCGTGGTCCTGGAACGCGAGAAGGACGCAGTAGCAAGGGGTGCCCGGATCTGGGGGACGGTCTTGGGTTACGGGTCCACCACCGATGCGTTCCATCTCACCCAGCCACATCCTGGCGGTGTTGGCGCTGAGGCGGCCATCCGACAGGCACTGGCAGAAGCAGGGGTGGGGTCGGATGAGATTTCCCATGTGAATTCCCATGGCACCTCCACACCTTTAAACGACAAAGTGGAGGCACAGGTGATCCATCGGGTGTTCACAAACCATAGTCCTCCCGTGACAGCCTTGAAAGGCGTCACCGGGCACATGCTCGGTGCTTCTGGAACCGCAGAGGTTATCGTCACGGTGCGCTCGGTGTCTGAAGGCATTGTCCCTCCAGTGGCGAACCACTCGCTCACAGACCCCGAATGTCCCGTAGACGTGGTGACAGGTGATTCCCGTCAGCTCCGACCCGGACCAGCGCTTACTAATTCGTTCGGATTCGGGGGACACAATGCCGCCCTTGTCGTCGTCTGA
- a CDS encoding pyridoxal phosphate-dependent aminotransferase family protein has translation MKSTSPISSAELLQDRIDATIRRVGRLEPTEHDYNSFVPYAPSTSRPFVRLGDRELLMMSGYSYLGLNGDPRVIAAAKEAAETYGTGAHGVRALAGTMPIHRELEQRIAAWGNRENALVFTSGYAVNMGVIGALTGEGDTILLDKYAHASLVDGAKLSGANTVRFRHNDPVHLDARLSSTPAGGIRLVIVDSVYSMDGDIAPLPELREVCDQHGALLMVDEAHALGVIGETGKGIEEHFGNSVRADIKVGTLSKGIPSVGGWVMGSEELVYHLRYAARPFLFSAALPAAQVGAALESLRILESEPWRVKHIQTESTRFRTIMTESGLRTGDSETAVVPLIIGSDAEAYAFATLCRDLGVVGLPVVTPAVPTNLARLRIAITAMHTQDDINAAAEVFTTAARRQGIVEDL, from the coding sequence ATGAAAAGTACCTCCCCGATCTCGTCCGCCGAGTTACTGCAAGACCGCATTGACGCCACGATTCGCCGCGTCGGTCGCTTGGAGCCTACCGAGCACGACTACAACAGCTTCGTGCCCTACGCCCCCAGTACTTCCCGACCCTTCGTCAGACTGGGCGATCGCGAACTACTCATGATGTCCGGCTATAGCTACCTCGGTCTCAACGGTGATCCTCGGGTGATCGCGGCTGCCAAGGAGGCGGCGGAGACCTATGGCACAGGCGCTCACGGCGTTCGTGCCCTCGCCGGTACGATGCCCATTCACAGGGAACTCGAGCAACGGATTGCCGCTTGGGGAAACCGCGAGAATGCTCTTGTTTTCACCTCCGGGTACGCGGTCAACATGGGCGTAATCGGCGCGCTGACTGGAGAAGGTGACACGATTCTGCTCGATAAGTACGCCCATGCCAGCTTGGTGGACGGTGCCAAACTCAGCGGCGCCAACACGGTCAGGTTCCGCCACAACGATCCTGTCCATTTGGACGCGCGGCTGAGTAGCACACCCGCCGGCGGAATTCGCCTGGTGATCGTGGACAGCGTCTACTCCATGGATGGGGATATCGCTCCTTTACCTGAACTGCGGGAAGTATGTGATCAGCACGGTGCTCTCCTGATGGTGGACGAAGCTCATGCGCTGGGAGTGATAGGTGAGACCGGAAAAGGCATCGAAGAACACTTCGGCAACTCTGTTCGGGCCGACATCAAAGTGGGTACGCTCTCCAAGGGTATTCCGTCAGTAGGCGGCTGGGTGATGGGAAGCGAGGAACTCGTATATCACCTGCGCTACGCTGCACGTCCTTTCCTCTTCTCAGCAGCCCTTCCGGCGGCGCAGGTCGGCGCGGCGCTGGAGTCCTTGCGCATCCTTGAATCCGAGCCATGGCGCGTGAAGCACATCCAGACCGAGTCGACCCGCTTTAGGACGATCATGACCGAGTCTGGGCTGCGTACAGGCGATAGTGAGACGGCCGTAGTACCACTGATCATCGGTAGCGACGCTGAGGCGTATGCCTTCGCCACTCTCTGCCGAGACCTCGGAGTCGTGGGACTACCTGTGGTGACTCCGGCGGTACCAACCAACCTGGCACGACTGCGTATCGCGATCACGGCCATGCACACGCAGGATGACATCAACGCCGCCGCGGAAGTCTTCACGACCGCTGCACGACGTCAGGGAATCGTTGAGGACCTCTGA
- a CDS encoding 4'-phosphopantetheinyl transferase family protein has protein sequence MTTKLLASVVPPWVQVAEHYGPFPDIAGLPAEQHLVGQSQGPQRLQSLVARDQARRALARWGVKETVIGRGAGGIPLFPMGYQGSLTHTRNYAGAAVARSTTADFGIDVETARHLDGERLPFTTDREQQGLQRLRCREPNIPWPVVYFCVKEAAYKASYRINQQWLPMTDGEAHLLRGGRFSVRLPGWTSGARLFRGKWVMGRGFIAAFAVHVPLSDHPTSSSSF, from the coding sequence ATGACAACCAAACTCCTCGCTTCCGTGGTTCCACCTTGGGTCCAAGTAGCAGAGCACTACGGCCCCTTTCCTGATATCGCTGGCCTGCCCGCCGAGCAGCATTTAGTGGGGCAAAGCCAGGGTCCCCAGAGGTTGCAGTCGTTGGTGGCCCGTGATCAGGCGCGCCGAGCTCTTGCTCGCTGGGGAGTGAAGGAGACCGTGATCGGTCGGGGTGCCGGCGGTATCCCGCTGTTTCCTATGGGATACCAAGGGAGTCTGACCCACACCCGCAATTATGCAGGCGCAGCTGTTGCCCGATCGACCACGGCCGACTTTGGGATCGATGTGGAGACGGCTCGTCACCTTGATGGGGAGCGCCTCCCCTTCACTACCGACCGTGAGCAGCAGGGGCTGCAACGGCTTCGGTGCAGAGAGCCGAACATCCCATGGCCAGTCGTCTATTTCTGCGTCAAGGAGGCGGCCTACAAAGCTTCGTATCGAATCAATCAGCAGTGGCTACCCATGACAGACGGGGAAGCGCATCTGCTGAGAGGGGGGAGGTTCAGTGTCCGGCTCCCCGGCTGGACCTCCGGAGCACGGCTCTTCCGTGGCAAGTGGGTCATGGGGCGCGGTTTCATCGCTGCCTTCGCCGTCCACGTACCCCTGAGTGACCACCCCACATCATCATCCAGCTTTTAG